CTAACGTCCTTCATAAGCTTAAGCTTATAATACAAACACATAGAGAAAGAGGCCGCACATAGAATAGGAACAAAATAATTTCCCAACTGATATGCTTTTACTCCAACTATTACAGAAAAGATAATTAAGAGATTTAGAATAACATTAAAAGCTACTTTTTTACCCATAGCCTGTTAATATACGCTTAATTCCGGATCAATTTCAGCGGCCCAAGCTAATATTCCGCCTTTTAAGTTGTACACATTGGTATAACCATTTTGTTCTAACTGGTTTAAGGCAGCTGCACTTCTGGCTCCACTACGGCATTGCATTACTACCGGAATATCTTTTGATATTTTATCTTTTTCAAGAAGTACATTTGCCAAAGGAATATTCT
This genomic interval from Pseudopedobacter saltans DSM 12145 contains the following:
- a CDS encoding DUF6358 family protein, coding for MGKKVAFNVILNLLIIFSVIVGVKAYQLGNYFVPILCAASFSMCLYYKLKLMKDVRKEMKEKADSNLKNKNNTSQKK
- a CDS encoding rhodanese-like domain-containing protein gives rise to the protein MKEISVSELKQWQDEGKEFQLIDVREPFEYEMSNLGGQNIPLANVLLEKDKISKDIPVVMQCRSGARSAAALNQLEQNGYTNVYNLKGGILAWAAEIDPELSVY